Proteins encoded by one window of Blautia argi:
- a CDS encoding YicC/YloC family endoribonuclease, with protein MIKSMTGFGRAELLDEEKKITVEMKSVNHRYLDINMRMPKKFSVFEASIRSLLKEYIQRGKVDLFITCEDYTQGKMAVKYNQELAAQYMECLRRISEDFRLDDEVDAAALSRYPEVLTMEEQESDEKELWGALEAVLRKAAEQFVETRTREGAHLKQDILQKLADMDKKVTQVEVRYPEIIREYREKLETKVKELLADTQIEESRIAAEVVLFADKICTDEETVRLKSHIVHMGQVLSEEDGIGRKLDFIAQEMNREANTILSKANDLETSNLAIDLKTEIEKIREQIQNIE; from the coding sequence ATGATAAAAAGCATGACCGGCTTTGGCAGAGCCGAATTGTTAGACGAAGAGAAGAAAATTACAGTAGAGATGAAATCTGTCAATCACCGTTATCTGGACATTAATATGAGAATGCCTAAGAAATTCAGTGTATTTGAAGCTTCTATCCGTTCTCTTTTAAAGGAGTATATCCAGAGGGGAAAGGTGGATTTGTTCATCACCTGTGAAGACTATACTCAGGGAAAAATGGCGGTAAAGTACAATCAGGAGCTTGCAGCCCAGTACATGGAATGTCTGCGCCGGATAAGCGAAGATTTCAGACTGGACGATGAGGTGGACGCAGCAGCCCTTTCCAGATATCCGGAGGTGCTGACCATGGAAGAGCAGGAAAGCGATGAGAAGGAACTCTGGGGCGCATTGGAAGCCGTGCTTCGCAAGGCTGCGGAGCAGTTTGTGGAAACCAGAACCAGAGAGGGTGCGCATTTAAAACAGGATATTTTGCAGAAGCTGGCAGACATGGATAAAAAGGTCACACAGGTAGAGGTGAGATATCCGGAGATTATCAGGGAGTACAGAGAAAAGCTGGAAACAAAGGTAAAGGAGCTTTTGGCAGATACCCAGATAGAAGAAAGCCGTATTGCGGCAGAGGTGGTTCTCTTTGCAGATAAAATCTGTACAGACGAGGAAACCGTGCGTCTGAAAAGCCATATTGTACATATGGGACAGGTGCTTTCAGAAGAAGACGGCATTGGCAGAAAGCTGGACTTTATTGCACAGGAAATGAACCGGGAAGCAAACACTATTCTGTCTAAGGCAAACGATTTGGAAACCTCTAATCTTGCCATTGATTTAAAGACAGAAATCGAGAAAATCCGGGAACAGATTCAAAATATTGAATAA
- a CDS encoding autorepressor SdpR family transcription factor: MGFAETFKALSDPVRRQILIMLKDGKKSAGEIAREFDMTQATISYHLSQLKKAGLILESKYKNYVFYEINVTVFEEVMLWFSQFGGKEHEEKQ, from the coding sequence TTGGGATTTGCAGAAACGTTTAAAGCGCTTTCAGACCCGGTTCGACGGCAGATACTGATAATGCTGAAGGACGGAAAGAAGTCTGCGGGGGAGATTGCCAGAGAATTTGACATGACCCAGGCAACGATTTCCTATCATTTATCCCAGTTAAAAAAAGCGGGTTTGATATTGGAGAGTAAGTATAAGAATTATGTATTTTATGAGATTAACGTTACTGTATTTGAAGAAGTAATGTTATGGTTCTCACAGTTTGGAGGGAAAGAACATGAAGAAAAACAGTAA
- the gmk gene encoding guanylate kinase, which yields MADKGILVVVSGFSGAGKGTLMKRLLEKYDNYALSISATTRAPRPGEEHGREYFFHTKQEFEELILQDALIEYAQYVENYYGTPKAYVEKQLNAGKDVILEIEIQGALKVKEKLPETLLLFVTPPSAEELKRRLVNRGTESMDVIESRLARAAEEAKGMPKYDYILINDEIETCVDTMHKIIQSQHDTVKNRESFIEKITEEIAVFKKGEEV from the coding sequence ATGGCTGATAAAGGAATTTTAGTAGTGGTATCCGGATTTTCCGGTGCCGGAAAAGGAACACTGATGAAACGTCTGTTGGAGAAGTATGACAATTATGCCCTGTCGATTTCTGCCACAACCAGAGCGCCCAGACCGGGTGAGGAGCATGGCAGAGAATACTTTTTCCATACAAAGCAGGAATTTGAAGAGCTGATTCTTCAGGACGCATTGATTGAGTATGCGCAGTATGTAGAAAATTATTACGGAACACCAAAGGCATATGTAGAGAAGCAGTTAAATGCCGGAAAAGACGTGATTCTGGAAATTGAAATCCAGGGTGCGTTAAAGGTAAAGGAAAAGTTGCCGGAAACTCTCCTGCTTTTTGTAACACCGCCAAGTGCAGAGGAATTGAAACGCCGTCTGGTAAACAGAGGTACAGAGAGTATGGACGTGATTGAATCCAGACTGGCAAGAGCTGCAGAAGAGGCAAAGGGCATGCCGAAATACGATTATATCCTGATTAATGATGAAATCGAAACCTGCGTGGATACCATGCACAAGATTATTCAGAGCCAGCATGACACGGTGAAAAACCGGGAGTCTTTTATAGAAAAAATCACAGAAGAAATTGCTGTATTTAAGAAAGGAGAAGAAGTATGA
- a CDS encoding DUF370 domain-containing protein, which produces MAKLLNIGFGNVVNMDKIVAVVSPDAAPIKRLVQAAKESGRSVDATQGRKTKAVLITDGDMLVLSALQPETIAKRFGTFSENETKGEYDG; this is translated from the coding sequence ATGGCAAAGCTTTTAAATATCGGATTTGGAAATGTTGTGAATATGGACAAAATTGTAGCAGTAGTAAGCCCGGACGCAGCCCCGATTAAACGGCTGGTACAGGCAGCAAAGGAGTCTGGCAGGTCTGTAGACGCTACCCAGGGAAGAAAGACCAAGGCAGTGCTGATTACAGACGGAGATATGCTTGTGTTATCTGCTCTGCAGCCGGAAACCATTGCAAAGCGTTTTGGAACATTTTCAGAAAACGAAACAAAAGGGGAATATGATGGCTGA
- a CDS encoding SdpI family protein — MKKNSKEMLLSTILCLLPIVFGIAVYNKLPQEIPTKWYADGTTGQYMSKAVTVFALPMGMAVVNMLVHFCMNTDPKRKNIEGVLRTIGKWFSPVLSILLVPCSLLWGLGYEIPIERIVPILIGLLFLIIGNYLPRCRRNYTQGIKTPWTLNSDENWRKTHHLAGYLWIFGGLLMMLLAFAPEIMVKVGVVLLLVLTAGIPFVYSYTLYRKGI, encoded by the coding sequence ATGAAGAAAAACAGTAAAGAAATGCTTTTATCTACCATTTTATGTTTGCTTCCCATTGTGTTTGGGATAGCGGTTTACAACAAACTTCCCCAGGAAATCCCCACAAAATGGTATGCGGACGGAACAACAGGACAGTATATGTCAAAAGCAGTCACTGTATTTGCGCTTCCCATGGGAATGGCAGTCGTGAACATGCTGGTTCACTTTTGTATGAATACAGATCCGAAGCGGAAAAATATAGAGGGAGTGCTTCGCACCATAGGAAAATGGTTTTCTCCGGTGCTGTCCATTCTTCTGGTTCCCTGCTCTCTGCTGTGGGGGTTGGGATATGAAATCCCCATAGAGCGTATTGTGCCGATTCTGATAGGGCTGTTGTTTTTGATTATCGGAAATTATCTGCCCCGGTGCAGACGAAATTATACCCAGGGAATTAAGACACCCTGGACCTTAAACAGCGATGAAAACTGGAGAAAGACCCATCATCTGGCAGGTTATCTGTGGATTTTCGGTGGACTTCTCATGATGCTTCTGGCATTTGCACCGGAGATTATGGTAAAGGTCGGAGTTGTGCTTTTGCTGGTTTTGACAGCAGGGATTCCTTTTGTGTATTCCTATACGTTGTACAGGAAAGGGATTTAA
- a CDS encoding Rqc2 family fibronectin-binding protein, whose product MAFDGITIAGMVKEFKETIVGGKINKIAQPEPDELLLTIKNNKTQYRLLLSASASLPLIYFTDKNKTSPLTAPNFCMLLRKHVGSGKITAVTQPDMERSIEFRIEHLNELGDLCFKTLVVEIMGKHSNIIFLNEDRMILDSIKHVSCNVSSVREVLPGRDYFLPKTQEKANPLNLSKDTFYDMVYTKPMAVSKGIYTSLTGISPCIAEEICFRASVDGSLSPQALNDAAKEHLFHTFIRVMEDVKNGDFQPNIVYNAKGEPLEYAAIPLTKYTQAEKKDFPSMSAVLEQYYAQKDQITRIRQKSSDLRRIVQTALERNRKKYDLQTKQMKDTEKMDKYKVYGELINTYGYNLESGCKSFQALNYYTNEEITIPLDSTITPQENAKKYFDRYNKLKRTAQALEEQLKETYDEILHLESVSTALDIALTESDLSQIKEELTECGYIKKHYTKKKKALEKSKPLHYISSDGYHIYVGKNNYQNEELTFKFATGNDWWFHAKKMAGSHVIVKSNNEELPDRTFEEAGRLAAYYSSGRTAPKVEIDYIQKKHVKKPNGSKPGFVVYYTNYSLMIEPDISGIRLAEEL is encoded by the coding sequence ATGGCTTTTGACGGAATTACCATTGCCGGCATGGTAAAGGAATTTAAGGAAACCATTGTTGGCGGCAAAATCAATAAAATTGCACAGCCGGAACCAGACGAGCTGCTGCTTACCATAAAGAACAACAAAACCCAGTATCGGCTGCTGCTTTCAGCCAGCGCTTCTCTTCCTCTTATCTATTTTACAGATAAGAACAAGACCAGCCCTCTGACAGCTCCCAATTTCTGCATGCTTTTGAGAAAGCATGTAGGAAGCGGCAAGATTACAGCTGTAACGCAGCCGGATATGGAGCGTTCCATTGAGTTTCGCATTGAACATCTAAACGAACTGGGAGATTTGTGCTTTAAAACTCTGGTCGTGGAAATCATGGGCAAACACAGCAATATTATTTTCCTAAATGAAGACCGCATGATTCTGGACAGCATCAAACATGTGTCCTGCAATGTCAGCTCTGTCCGGGAGGTACTTCCCGGAAGGGATTATTTTCTTCCCAAAACACAGGAAAAAGCAAACCCATTGAACCTTTCCAAAGATACCTTTTATGACATGGTATATACAAAGCCCATGGCAGTGTCCAAGGGGATTTACACCTCTTTGACCGGTATCAGCCCCTGTATTGCCGAGGAAATCTGTTTTCGCGCCTCTGTGGACGGAAGCCTTTCCCCTCAGGCTCTTAATGACGCTGCAAAAGAGCATTTGTTCCACACCTTTATCCGTGTCATGGAAGATGTGAAAAATGGGGACTTTCAACCCAATATTGTGTACAATGCCAAGGGTGAACCTCTGGAATACGCAGCCATTCCTCTGACAAAATATACACAGGCAGAGAAAAAAGACTTTCCCTCCATGTCCGCCGTGCTGGAGCAATATTATGCACAGAAGGATCAGATTACCCGCATCCGCCAGAAATCTTCGGATCTGCGGCGCATTGTCCAGACTGCTCTGGAACGCAACCGCAAAAAGTACGACCTGCAGACAAAGCAGATGAAGGATACAGAAAAAATGGACAAGTACAAGGTCTACGGGGAACTGATTAATACTTATGGCTATAATCTGGAAAGCGGCTGCAAATCCTTCCAGGCCTTAAACTACTATACCAATGAAGAAATCACCATTCCTCTGGACAGTACCATCACCCCCCAGGAAAATGCAAAAAAATATTTTGACCGCTACAACAAGCTGAAACGAACCGCACAGGCTCTTGAGGAACAGTTAAAGGAAACCTATGATGAGATTCTCCATCTGGAATCCGTCAGCACGGCTCTGGATATTGCCCTGACAGAAAGCGATCTGTCCCAGATTAAGGAAGAACTGACAGAATGTGGATATATAAAAAAACATTACACCAAAAAGAAAAAAGCACTGGAAAAATCAAAGCCTCTGCATTATATCTCCAGTGACGGCTATCACATTTATGTGGGGAAAAACAATTATCAGAACGAAGAACTGACCTTCAAATTTGCCACAGGCAATGACTGGTGGTTCCATGCAAAGAAAATGGCTGGCTCCCATGTCATTGTGAAAAGCAATAACGAAGAGCTGCCGGACAGAACCTTTGAAGAGGCAGGGCGGCTGGCTGCTTATTATTCCAGCGGGCGCACCGCTCCCAAGGTGGAAATCGACTATATTCAGAAAAAACATGTGAAAAAGCCCAATGGCTCAAAACCGGGCTTTGTGGTGTACTACACCAACTATTCGCTTATGATTGAACCTGATATTTCCGGAATCCGGTTGGCAGAGGAACTTTAA